GGCCTCCGCGCAGCCACGAGAGCTAGTTGCCGGCAGCCTCTAGCCGCTGCCGCGGGCAGGAGCTGGCCACCGCGCTGCCCTCCGCGCAGCGGGGCGAGCTGCTTGTAGCCGTCCGCCTCTAGCCGCTGCCGTGGGCAGGAGGACATGTATTTGTTGTGGCCAAATGACGGAAGCAGCACCAACGACATGTTGGCGACGCGGTAGTCGGACTTGGAGCAGATGTCGCAGCTGGCTGCCGCCCCACATACGAACTTAACGGTCAATCAAACGGCGTTGACTTATGATGTCATGTCAGCAATTACATGCGGGCCAAGGCTGTCATAAGCGCATTTAAAAGGATGAATCGGTTGATTTACGAACATGGTAGGTTTTAGTCACTGATTAGCAAAAAAATGGTAGTTTTTGGCATAAATTCTTAAAATGGTAATTTATGGGCACATATCGACGAAATATGGTAGCTTTTGGTTAAATACTCGAATTTCGTGCATTGCTATGAcctaagggtgtgtttggtagctATTCCCACCCTAGCATAGTTGTTCCCCTTTGAGACATGCTTAGTCTAGACATGCCGAGTACATGCAACTGCGGCTATTTGGTAGCAATGTATGTACTGACGCATGCTGAGCTGAGACTGTGTTTGATAGCCTGCATCAGACAAGACATGGTGTGTTGAGACTGTGTTTGGTAGCCTGTATGAGGTAGGCTGCATGAACGGAATTTTTGCCTTACGTTCGATGAGATTCGAGCAACAAACCATTACCATGCCAACATAATCTGAACAATGatatatgaaaaaaaaattaaCATTTCACATAAGACATAATCACCATAATTTATATCAATGCATCAGTAGATTCAAATTACATAAGACATAATAACCAGTGCATCACTTGATTCAAATTACATAAGACATAATAACCAGTCCATCACTAGATTCATATTACATAGCCTCATTCGAAATACGCTATAATAGTCGTTAAAAAAGGGATAGTTAAAAAAGGGATAGTGTCAACGAGCACCAACTAACATCAACTCAAAGAAGATCATGATTGGCTTTCAAGATACGTTTGAACGCTACTTGACGGACTTCGTTATTCATCTTCACAAAGTTAAGGCATTTTGCCTTATGTTCTGTGAGATAATCTAAAAAGCCAAGCGCTCATTTTGATCAAACACGGTAAGGTCCATGATAGCCTTGTACAAGTCAGGGTGTGTTTCAGCATGACAAGTGTTGTTTATAGCACTTGCAATCTCATAGCATCAGTCATGTTGCTACACTGGAGCGAGTCCTCCTCGGTCAAACCTGATGCCCTCTTTCTCTTCTTATTTGAAGTAGGTGAAGGGTCCTGAGTGGCACTAGCAGTAGGAAGTACAACGTTAGACCCAGGAAGATGTTGCAATACCTCATCAGTTGTTCCTTGCCCCTCCATGGCATTGGGTTTATCTTTGTCTTTCACAACAATAGGCGTTCCCAGCAAGCACATGAGTTCCATCTATTGCTCCAACACAATCCTAGTTAATAAAGACAAATGATTGTTATTCATAAGTCTCATCAATTGTTTCTCTTTTGTTTGGAATTTTTTTTACCTTGAAATATGGATAGAAGCGGGTGCTTTCTTGTATTTTACGATGGCAATGGTTGGAGGGAGGCCGAATCATCTCATCTCTCAACTCCCCAACAGCATAAAGCACTGCCTTAAAATATCCTACTAATGACTTCGGTAGATCTTCTAAAGATTGGTTGTAGTGTCCTATACCTTTGGTTATGGCCAACTACTAGAAGAAACATGGCAACTTGTTCCTCGATAGAAGTATAGATGCTATCCAACAATAAGTTTCTCTCTCTAAATATAGCACACAAACGAAAAAAAGGAGCTTTTCTCATTCTTAGTTGATTAGAACAATTTATATCACTAGAGTAATAAATATATCTCAAATTTGACTCTAGATATGGCACGATCGGCCATGCTGCCCACGGTTATCCTCGGTGTTTGTTGCCTAGATCTTCTAAACATGAGCATCATGTAAGCATACAATCCAACCACTAGACCGGCTCCTCTCACAATTAGTTGTCTTCGTTTTCTTGCCAATTCATCCACGACAATACAAACAAATAACAGTAAACTTAGCACAACAAAAAAAATTCAGCATCACAAGCAATGAACAGAAGATAGATAGTTCACAAATTCCTTTATGCATAATTTTTTTGTCTAAACCATAGTACACTCTCCGTACAGAAGATAGACAGTAAACAAAATAAAAGTATCATATTTCAATTAAGCATACGATTAGATCCACAGCAACAGAACTCGTCCCTGTTCATTGTTTCCCGGCTCGAGGTAGGAAGGAGTGGGTTacggggaggaaggggaggagggggcggaggaagggaaggagggggaggaggaagggaaGGCGGAGCGGCTACGTCTCCCAACTGGCGAGGTACTGCagggacggcggcggaggcgagttGACGGCTGGGGCCAGGAGCTATGGCGGGCCGACGACGACTGAAGGGCCGGACAGGAGCTGGGGCGGCGCGGCGGAGAGATTGGAGAAAGAGGGGACCGACAGCGGGGTAGCTACTGGCCCATCTCAATGCAGATCTGGCGGCTAGGTTTTGCGTCGCGggaggagagcagaggagggggtcGCGCAAGGGGAGGGAGGAGCGGGTCGCGCGAGGGCAGGGGAGGGTAGTCATTCGAGCAAAGTGGGGCGGGGGGAGATTTCGCTCGTGTGCGGGCTCAGCCTCACTCGACTGAGATGGCATACTTTTATTTTTTGAGATCTGTTTCATGAAATGTGGTTTATAGAAAGTCGTATGTCTAAGATTACACCTCAAGAAATACACCGTAACAGGCATAGTACTACAAATGAAGAGTCTAACTTGGTCAATGCCCAcacattaattaattatcattgtTTCTTCTTTAGACACACAACTGTGGATGAACCAAAGTGGACTCAAGTAACACAGTTTTCTGATAAAACTAAAACAAGCATTTCAAATTCTCTAAAATCTAACCTTTTTTTTTCTCTCTAAAATCAAGCATGCGTTTATTTGATGGGTATAATGATTCGTTATTCAAGTTCAACGGAATCGTTACGATGTCATGTGGTTGAAGGAACCACACATGCCTTCCAACATCTAAAGACAAAAGCAAATTTAGCTAAGCTACCAGCCTCAAAGTTTCGAGACCTTTTCTCTAAAATCGAGCATGCAAGCTTTGTTCAATCCgcacagttttttttttttgaggcaagTTCGATCAGCACAGATGGGCTGAACGAATGGCCGTGCTTCAATCCCCCACAAGCCTGAAAAAGGCATGACCCACTCAGCCCACTATAAGCCCGAAAAAGCCCAAGCTCCAAAGCCCAGGTACGACCCACTACGCCTCCCTGCTGCGATACTAGcggagccacggcggcgacgacggcgcgaGCGACCAAAGCTAAACCTTCCCCaacccctccccgccgccgccgccgccgcagccatgtCCCAGAAGAAGTCCCGCGGCGGGGCCGCCGCCGGGGACGACGCCGACGAGCTCTCGCGCTCGCCCCTCCAGGCGGTCCTCCTCGCCGACAGCTTCACGCTCAAGTTCCGCCCCATCACGCTCGAGCGCCCCAAGGTACCGCGTCCCCCCTCCCCCCAAACCCTACCCCCCGGCGGCACCTGAATTGCGCTGTCCCCGCAGGTGCTGCTGCCGCTGGTGAACGTGCCGATGATCGACTACACGCTGTCCTGGCTGGAGACCTCGGGCGTGGAGGAGGTCTTCGTCTTCTGCTCCGCGCACGCGCAGCAGGTCAAGGAGCACCTGGAGGAGGCCGGCTGGACTGGGAAGCCCGCGGCCCGGGAGATGGCCGTCACGGCCGTCGAGTCGCACGACGCAATCAGCGCAGGCGACGCTCTCCGCGTCATGTATGGCCGTGGCGTTGTGAGTTTCTGATCTCCATCCTTCCTGTGGATTATGAAGGACTGCAGTATTGATTGTAGTGTCTGTTGCTGTTGCTGCTTAGCAATTTGTCTTGGCCGGTCGACTAGAACTGATAGTGAGCATATGTGAAACTGAAGTCTGGGGAAAATTTTGGGTTGTCATTCCAGTTCATTCAAGGAAGGAAAGTAGATTTAAATTGTATAACTTCATGCCATTCCAGGTCACTCCAGTGGCCTCCCATTTGGTACTGGTTGCCTCAATAGTGAGGACAAATAATTACAACCGGCAAGAGATTGTCATGGAAAAATGATGATATTAAATAATATTCAGAGCAAAACCTAGCATTCATTTTTCTGTCTGATGGCTATTACCCAAAAAAGTTGTTCAAGGTTTTCACTGTAACATCATACTGAACACATTAGTTCAGCTCAATGCCTCaattttgctatttttcatgcacttaGCTCTGTGATTGCTGTGCCTGCTTAGCAATAGTATCACGTGCCCTTTTTTTGTCCTAATAGCTGTCGCTTGTGCCTCAATTATCGTCACACATATATAACGCAGTCTTATTTTCTTGTTCTATTCTGATTTTTTCACACACTGACAGTGTGCCTGACATTTCGTTTACACTTTCAGTTGTTTCATCCATTTGTCTGTTCTATGTAGATAAATGGTGATTTTGTTCTCATCAGTGGTGATACAATCAGCAACATGAGCTTAAAAGATGCTCTCCAGGAACACAAggacagaaggaaaaaggatccACTTGCTGTTATGACTATGATTATAAAGCATTCAAAACCTTCAATCCTAACGCACCAGACACGTTTGGGCAATGATGAAATTGTTATGGCGATAGCTCCTGAGACAAAGGAACTACTTTATTATGAGGATAAGGCAGATAACTCACACCTGTGTGTGACAATTGATAAGGATATACTGGCCAATAATCCTACTCTCCAGTTGCATAATAACATGGAGGTCTGCCTTCAAACTTGTTAATTAAACAACGGATATATGATTTTTTTCCAAGCTCATTTTTTGCTATATTATTAAGGCCATGATTCTCCAGAACTTCAAATCTTGTTTTATTGATCTTAGTAAATTCCCCCTTTTGCTGACAGGATTGCTATATTGATATCTGCTCGCCAGAAGTCCTTAGTCTTTTCACCGATAACTTTGACTATCAACATCTCCGACGTCATTTTGTAAAGGGTTTACTAGTTGACGATGTAAGTCCGTTCACCACCAGTTGACCTATGTAAGACAAGAAAACATGATGCTTATTTTTAGTGCAGTATCTTGAGTGCCATCTCTCTTATCATGTCTCTTTTGTAACAATCAAATGGCATGCCAATCCTTTCAGATTATGGGGTACAAAATCTATACTCATGAAATACGCTCCAGCTATGCTGCAAGAATAGATAATTTCAGGAGCTATGATGCGGTGAGCAAAGATATAATACAAAGACGGACATACCCTATGGTGCCTGATGTGTTATCTTTTGGTAACTGTCATGAAATGAAACTTCACCGCCAAGGAATTTACAAGGCATCAGGTATGCGTAGTTGCATACTGAAAAGAGCCACAAAGATTTATTTCTGTACCTTGTTTCGTTACTTGATTCATTCCTCAAAATCTAGATGAATTTATCAAATCAATATGTTCAAtttggaatgaagaaagatattagTTCATAGTATCATCAAAATTCTTGGTTTAAGGTTCATGGGCTGTTTTAAACTGTGATTTTTGGGCATGAACTTTTACCTGTCATTTAGGTCTATAGGTATGTCATAGTTGATTCCTGTAATTATATAACAGCACCTTTACATATGAACTGTTCACATTCATCAAATCTTTTCCAGATGTTACATTGTCGCATTCTGCACAAATTGGTGCGAATTCTGTTATTGGCAATGCGACAAGTATTGGAGAGCAGTGCAAGATATCAAATTCGGTAATTGGGGAAGGTTGCAGTATTGGTAAAAACGTTCTCATTCACGGTTCCTATATATGGGATAATGTCATAATTGAAGATGGGTGCAAAGTGAGTAACTCCTTAGTCTGTGATGATGTTCATCTAAAGGCAGGGGCAATTGTTGAGCCTGGCTGCATATTGTCATTTAAGGTATGTTGCTATATATTACATCCCTATGCTATCCACTTCTCCTTTAGGAACAGGCTATAAACCAGTTGCAATTTTCTATTCAGCAGCATTGCAGATATTGATTAAATTCTTATTTGTACCATTTCAGATTAAAGTTGGAAAGAATGTTGTTGTCCCTGCCTATTCAAAAGTGTCACTACTTAACAAGCCTTCAAATGAAGATAGTGACGAGGAACTTGAGTATGCTGACACTAATTCTGGAATTACAGATAGTCCACGTAAGTCTGCATACCCTAAAATTTCTGTTCTTGATCATACATGCATTTTCAATTTATTCTTATGATGGATTGAATGTATCACTCATGATTTACTTAGAACACTGGCTTTCTATACTGCAGCCTTTTCCATCTCAAAGAGTAATGCCGACCACCCAACCATCATATGTGAAGATGATGACTTAGGGGCATCTGAGGTATTCTTCTATTCTTAGTTGGTGCAGTGATTTTTGTAATCCATGCTTGCGTTACTGTGGTTGTCAGGATTATATCCAGGCACCCTGGTGATACATTTGTCATGTCTTGATTTATAATCATTGTGGTTGCTGTCTATGATATTTGCTTAGACTGGTACCTCTGGCGTCCTTGGTTACATATGGGCAAGTGGTGATACTGGAATTCAGGACGAGTGGAGACAATCAATTGCTCCGATTCCTAAAGAAAAGCTTCAAGAGTTGCAGCATGCTGTATCTTTTGACGATGACGAAGGATCAGAAGAAGACTTGAACAACCGTCCATCTGAAGCAGACCGTGACAATGATTCTGAGATCAgtgtggttgaggatgatgatTATACTAAGTTTGAGAAAGAAGTTAGTAGCATATACTTGGGATTCTCATACTCTTTTTGTCTTCACTTTGCTGATTGGTTTACCCTACTTAGGTCGAAGAGACGTTCCAGAGGGCACTTGATGGGGTTCATCAAGATAATTTGATACTAGAAATCAATGCGCTCAGGTATAAACTCTTTTCTGCACAACAGACATATTTGTGAATGCCTACTAAATGTAAACAACCATGACACATATAAGTCAAGCAGAT
Above is a window of Triticum aestivum cultivar Chinese Spring chromosome 6B, IWGSC CS RefSeq v2.1, whole genome shotgun sequence DNA encoding:
- the LOC123139590 gene encoding translation initiation factor eIF-2B subunit epsilon — protein: MSQKKSRGGAAAGDDADELSRSPLQAVLLADSFTLKFRPITLERPKVLLPLVNVPMIDYTLSWLETSGVEEVFVFCSAHAQQVKEHLEEAGWTGKPAAREMAVTAVESHDAISAGDALRVMYGRGVINGDFVLISGDTISNMSLKDALQEHKDRRKKDPLAVMTMIIKHSKPSILTHQTRLGNDEIVMAIAPETKELLYYEDKADNSHLCVTIDKDILANNPTLQLHNNMEDCYIDICSPEVLSLFTDNFDYQHLRRHFVKGLLVDDIMGYKIYTHEIRSSYAARIDNFRSYDAVSKDIIQRRTYPMVPDVLSFGNCHEMKLHRQGIYKASDVTLSHSAQIGANSVIGNATSIGEQCKISNSVIGEGCSIGKNVLIHGSYIWDNVIIEDGCKVSNSLVCDDVHLKAGAIVEPGCILSFKIKVGKNVVVPAYSKVSLLNKPSNEDSDEELEYADTNSGITDSPPFSISKSNADHPTIICEDDDLGASETGTSGVLGYIWASGDTGIQDEWRQSIAPIPKEKLQELQHAVSFDDDEGSEEDLNNRPSEADRDNDSEISVVEDDDYTKFEKEVEETFQRALDGVHQDNLILEINALRLSYSLQHADCAGAVFYSIMRGALVAAQSTNDNLLKTTADALAKWKDLLRNYTKTVDEEMEILLKFEEMCQDITKEFSPLFSKILPYLYDKDVVSEDAILRWAEEKENADESDKVFVKQSDAFIKWLKEAEEEEDEEDEDEEEE